The genomic segment CGGCAGCGCGATCATTCAGAAGATCGTCCGGCTGAAGGTTTAAGAGAGGAACCATGTCTTTTGCCATAATCGTATTTCTTTCGGTGTTTCTGCTGATCGGCAGCCTTGGCTTCCTGCTGTTCTATCGCGAAGCAATGGTGCAGCGCATTGCCGCGGTGGTCTTTGATCGCCCGCAGCGGAGCGGTATCGCGGGCACCATCGAAAAGGCCGGAGAGTCGCTAGGTGTCGTTCTCGAGAAGGTCGAGAAGGTCGTCCCGAAATCGCAGTCGGAGATCTCGGTCATTCAGCAGCGCCTTGTGCGCGCCGGATTCCGCAAGGAGTCGGCGATGAAGTACTTCTACGCCAGCAAGGCCATCACCCCGCTGATTTTCTGCGTTCTCCTGTCATTCACGGAGTTCGCGAAAGATAGTCCGTTCATCTTCTACGCCGGTGGTCTCGGTCTCGGCTATCTGGCTCCGGATTTCTGGCTGGGCCGCAAGATCAAGAAGCGCCAGGAAGAGATCAGCCGCAGCCTGCCCGACGTGCTTGACCTGCTCGTCATCTGTCTTGAAGCGGGTCTCGGTATGGACCAGGCGACGACGCGCACAACCACCGAGCTTGCGAGCACGCACCCCATCATTTCCGACGAACTGGACCTGATCGTGCTCGAGCAACGCGCCGGGCGCCCGCGTTCCGATTGCTGGCGGCACATGGCCGACCGTACCGATGTAGATCTGGTCCGCAATCTGGTTTCGACCATGGTGCAAGCCGAACAGTTTGGCACGAGCATTGCAAAGACTCTTCGTACACACTCTGACACGATGCGCACGCAGCGCATTCAACAGGTTGAAGAGCAGGCTGCAAAGACGACGATCAAGCTGATCTTCCCGCTTGTTCTGTTCATCTTCCCCTGCATGTTCATCGTGACCATTGGACCGGCCATCATCGTGATTCAGGAACAGTTCAAGAACCTTTTCAATCAATAAGGAGAAAGGAGAACGACACATGGATTCACCGACCATCATTCGCATCGTCGCTGGCGTTCTGTTCGTCGTCGTGCTGGGGCTGCTCATTCAGCGCCGCCGCTCTCGCGTTAAGTAAGTCTCTGGCGTGGCGAGGAAGAAACCTCGCTCCGCGGCAGACTCCAAACCGCGTGATGGGATGACGCACAGGCACTTTGATTCGCATCATCCCGCACGCCGCACCTGTTCCAATTTCCTGCGCCGCGCGCAGTTGCAGCAAAGACCCCGGGTTCGCCCGTGACCAAAGCTCAAGAAAGGAGGAGGAGAAATGCAGCGGCAAGACTACTGTGTGTACAACCAGACCAACGAATGCTTCCTCAGCCTCGGAGCGACGCTGGGCGACGGGCCCTTCGCGCGCCTCAAGCAACGGTTCCACATCGGCCGCCGTCGTGCGGATGAAGGTTCGTGGTTCAAGCCCTACCAGCCCCAGAACGCACTCACGATGTTCAATACGCGCGATCTGCTTTACCTCGACGCCGCGCAGCGCGTGGTGCACATTGTCGAATCGCATCCTGCTCTTCGAATCATCCCGCAGCACCAGGATGCAGTAAGCCTGCTCGCCCTGCCCATACACACCATTTCGTCTTCGCAGACAAAGGCAGGAAACCAGTTGCTGATCTGCGTTCCCACTGAGATGGAACGCAAGCTGCGCAAGCTTTTCGAGCCGAAGCGAAGCACGAGCGTGCAGTCGCCGGCCGCAACTCCTTCCATCCACTCGTTCACGAGTCAGCCGGAAGAGCCCGCCGTTCGAGCTGCCGTCGTCGATGCTACGAGTTCGATCTCCATGCCCGTAGTCACCGTTCCGGCACAGCGTAACCGGCAGGTTGCACTGTCGCCTGCAGTTCCCGTCACCGAAGTCGACGAGCTCTCGTTGCACGCGATCCGCAATCTAAGCGCGACCGGCCTCTATCTGGTCACCCACGATCGCTGGCCCATTGGCGCGGAAATCAACATGAATCTGCACCCTGCCGGCGCAGCCTCTAGAAACGCCCTAAGCCCTGTTACCGTACGTATGCGCGTGACGAGCTGGGGCACGGACGGTGTCAGTCTCGAATTCGCAGGAGCCCCCGCGGAATCAAGCGATCAGACGTCGCCCTACGTGTGCTGAGCGGAGACGATCATGCCAGCACGCCGCATCGCCTCTGACCCCTCAGTCGTTCTCTTCGGGAATGATGAGCAGGACTTCAACTGCGGTTGGTTTGCCGCGCTGTTGTGCGGGACGAAATTGCCATTGCTGCAGCTCATGCAGCACATAGCTGCCGTGAACGTATCCCGCGGGATAGGCGATCGCCAGATTCACAAGCTTGCCTGCCTCATTCAGGACGCCGTGCACCATGAGGGCATCGGCGTTCAGATCCTTCGCGAGCATGTTGGGACGGAGAATGTCATAGGGCCACGGCGCTTCGAGATGCGCCACCGTTCCACCCGCCGACGCGTCCGCTTCGCGCAACTGGGCATACTGCAGAATCCACGCTTTCGGCGTTCCCACGTGCAGATAAGCCGTGTAAGCAACGCGATCGCTCCACACCTGCAGAGTTTCGGGGTACTGGTCGGAAAGGGAAGAGCCCACCACGACCACATTGAATCGCCCGTCTTTGGGCAATTCGATGTGCTCTGCGCTTTCGGCGGCCGCGGCCTGGTCCGCCTCACTGATTGCGGCGCTCGCTCTCGTTCCCTTGGCACTCGAACTGGAGTCCTTGGTGCTACTGCTGGCGCTCTCTGCATGCCCTGGATCACCGATTGCGTTCTGCACGCCCTGCTGGCCAGCAGCTGCCCCAGCCTTGCTCTGATCGCCCCGGGTCTCGTTCACCGGAGGCAGAGCGACCGTGCCGTTGTTCATGCGGATGTCACTTGCGGAGAGAATCGCGGCCGGCGCCGGATTACCGCTGGGAGCCGCTGCAGTTGCGGGCGGCGTTTTCGCCTCGCTCGGTCCTTGCGTGGCGATGGGAGAAGTGTTGCCGGCGGGAGCCGTTTCCATCAACGGTTTGCGATCGGCAGCAACTTCGGGCAGGTCCGCCAACTGCTGCTCCTGGTTTGGAGCATTCAGGGAAGCATGTACCTCAACGGTCGCGAGCGGCTGCGGGGCCGGGGGCACGACGGTGTCTGCGGGCTTCGCAGCGGGCGTCCACACCAGGACACTCGGCAGAGCAATTTCCACCTTTGCCAACTGGTTGCGTTCCTCTGGTTGGACCAGGATCTGCTTACCTCGGCCGCCATCGGGAAGCCGCAGCGCGGGGACGCCGCGCGGACGGGGGGCAGCCTCTGCCGTCTGTTGGGTACCCTTGGCCGAGACGTCGTGCTTTGCCGCAGGCTTCGCGGGGTTGTTCTTGTTCGGATAGAGAGCGTCGGCGGCGAGCGATTCGGCCGTCTCGGGGACCTGAATCCGCAGATTGCGGACCTTGTAGTTCTTGCTCAGCGGGTCTCTGACGATGGCCGGCGTGTGGAGAAGAGCCCACATCACCGCCGCAATGCCGAATCCATGCACTGCGGTGGAGATCGCGAAGGCGGGAAATCCGTAACGCCGCGGCTGCGGCACCTGGAAGAGACCCGTCAACTCGTTATCCGTGTTCGCCAATCCCAGAGTCCTCAAAACGCTTGCATCCGCATCACAACCGGTCTTTCCTGCGAAGCTAAAAACCGTCTGAGGAAGGTCCGTTCATTTAAATCAGGCGGAAGCTCGATCAACTGGTTGAGCGGGAATGTGACCAGTATATCGGCATCTCGCTCAATTTCCCCTGCGATGACTCTGCCACGGACGTTGGTGCAGAGTAACTCTTTCGCGTACCAGAGGTACCCAGATAGTGACATGGAAGCGGATCGTAACCACCGTTACGCTTCCCTGACGGAGCTGTGAAATATGAACCGTAAACTCTTGACTGTTTTGCTTCTTGCTTTCGTGCTCGCGGGCGGCTGCTCGTTGATCGTCTACCGCATGGTCGGGCACAAAGTTGCCGCCAGCCACGCATCGCAGACGACCCGCATTGTCGCCGCCAACGCTGACATCAAGCTGGGCACGATACTGACCGCTGCGAACCTGACTTCAGTCGACATCGCCGGTGCCGTTCCCAAGGGCGCACTGCTCAAGCCTGAGGATGCTATTGGCCGCGGGGTCATGAGCAATCTCTACCAGGGTGAGCCGATTCTCGACAACCGCTTGGCGCCAAAGGGATCCGGCGGCGGTCTGGCGGCGAGTATCAAGCAGGGCATGCGCGCCTGTGCCGTCAGGGTCGACGAAGTCGTCGGCGTGGCGGGATTCGTTACCCCTGGCATGCGCGTGGATGTTCTCGCTTCCGGCGACCCTCCGGGTAACCCCGATCCCAAGTCGGGTACGAAGGTGAAGACCCTGCTCCAGAACATCGAGGTCCTCTCGGCCGGCACCGACATCCAGAAGGACGCCGAGGGCAAGCCTGTCCAGGTGCGCGTGGTGAACCTGCTGGTTACGCCCGATCAGGCTGAAGTGCTGAGCCTGGCCGCCTCGCATGCCCAGATCCAACTCGTGCTGCGCAACCCGCTCGATACCCAGACAGCCCCGGTACAGACGACGGCGTTGGGCAACATCTTCGCGGATGGCGATCAAATTGCTAAACCAAAGAGTGCGGTTCACGTTGGCGCCAGGGTGAGTAAGCCAGTAGTGCGCAGCGTTTCCGTAGAAGTGATTAACGGCGGCCAGAGGAGTGAAAAGAAATTCTCGGCGCCTGAGGCTAGCGAATGAAAACGCAGACCCATTTATCCGGCAAGCTCGTCGGATTGCTCTTAGTTGCCTTCTCCGCATCGGTATTCGGCGCGACTCCGAAGTCCGGATCCCAGGGCGCGACCTCGCGCCAGGACGCGACCAACGATCTGGCACTGGTGGTCGGCCGCTCAGTGCTTCTCGATACGGCGCAACCGGTTCAACGCGTGGCTGTCGGGCTCGGCGACTTCGCTGAAGCCTCTGTCATCACGCCGACCGAGATCATGGTCAACGGCAAAGCGCCCGGCGAAACCACACTCATCCTCTGGGAGAGCGGCGGCAATCGCGAGTTCTTCAATGTTGTGGTGCGTCCCAGCACCGCCGCTTCGGTGGACAAACTGGAGGGTGTGCGCCGCGAGCTTCGCAGTGAGTTGCCAAATCAGAACATCAAGGTCACGCAGGAAGGCAATTCGGTTTTCCTTCGCGGCACCGTTGACAATCTGGTCAGCTCCGACCGCGCCGAAAAAATCGCCGCGACCGGCGGCAAGGTAGTCAACCTGCTCAACGTGCAGATCCCTACCTCGCGGCCGCAGATCCTGCTCAAGTGCAACTTCGCCGCGGTCGATCGCTCCAAAACGAAAGAACTCGGCATTAACATCTTCTCCACGGGCCTGGGCAATGTGATCGGTGCGATCACAACCGGTCAATTTTCGCCGCCGGGCGTAAGTTTCAACAATAGCGGCAGCGGCGGCAGCGGCGGCACATCCACCGCCACCATAGGCAACGATCTCAATCTGTTCGCCTTTTTCCCGGGGCTTGATCTCGGCGCCACCATCAAGGCTCTCGAAGATAAGGGCATCGTCCAGGTGCTCTCCGAGCCGAACGTTCTCGCGGAAGATGGCAAGCAGGGTTCGATTCTGGCAGGCGGCCAGTATCCATACCCGGTCGCGCAGAGCTCTGGCACCGGTGGTGGCTCCGCGATCTCCATCACCTTCAAAGAGTACGGCGTTCGTCTTATCTTCCTGCCGCACATCACCGCGCAGGGGACCATCGATCTGCAGGTGATCTCGGAGGTCAGCTCGCTCGACTTCGCAAACGCCGTAACACTGTCTGGCTTCACGGTTCCGGCAATCGCGCAGCGCCGCGTTCAGACGAGCGTCGAACTTGCCAAGGGACAGAGCTTTGCCATCGGCGGCCTGCTCGACAACCGCACGCAGGAAACGCTGCTGAAGATCCCATTCATCTCCAACATTCCCATCCTCGGCAAGTTCTTCCAGTCCATAAGCAAGACGAAGACGAACTCTGAGCTCATCGTGATTGTCACGCCTGAAATCGTGCAGCCCGCGTCCGAGGGCACTATTCCGAATCCAAAGTTCCCCCTGCCCTATCTGGAACCGAACTCCAATTCGCCGATGCATCATCCTGACGGCACCGGCACGGGCATCGCAACGGCGGCGCCCTCTGCGCAGGTACCGGTGTCTATGCCTGTAGAACAGCTCATTCAGAGCATGAAGGGCACACCGACGATCTCGGATCCGGGTGGCATCAACGGATCTGGCGGTGGTGAGATGGGAGGCGGCTCCGGAGCGGGATCTACTCCGCAGATGGCCCCGCCGCAACAATAGGGAAGTATTGATTGGCTGACCCGCAACCTAAACCCTCCCTGTGGAGGCGCGTCTTTCCCGCGCAGGAACCTGGCCCCGCCCGGTTCCTGCGCATTCGCAATATCACCCGTCAAACAGAGATTGGCGCGGGCATCGAGGTAGCCGATACGGCTGCCCGCCGCAACAAAGGCCTTCTCGGCCGCACCGGCCTTGAACCAGGCGAAGGCCTGTGGATCGTCCCCTGCGAGGCCGTCCACACCTTCGCCATGAAGTTCTCTCTCGACTTGATCTATCTCGATCGCAAGCGACGCGTCGTAAAGGTTCGCGGCGACGTGCGTCCCGGCCGCATTTCTGGAGCTTTCCGCTCCCACTCCGTCATCGAGCTGCCCACCGGCGCCATCGCCGCCAGCCAGACACAGCGCGGCGATATCCTCGAATTCGACTCCCTCGATTCCTGAGCGTGCCGCTCTCATAAGTCGCAGATCCGAATTTCCCAGATATCTAAAGCTCGGCTCGCCAGTCCGCTGCCTGTCATCTCTGCCAGGTCGTTAACTTCTCCTAACTCTGGGTAGCTCCGATTCAGGTTCCCAAATTGGAACGAAGTGACTGATTGGGAAGGGGATAGCACTAAAGTGTTGTGTACGCGTCGACACTCGCCGCAAACACGTGTATACACCCGGGAACATCTCCGGCCTCGATATAGGACCCATCGGATCGTAACTTATTGATTTCGCTCTTGATCCCAAGTTGGCATACCGATTGCAACCCTATGTGCAACCCCGGCTTCCGCCGGAATTCCTAAAACCCACGGGGAGAAAAAATGAAGGACACCATGCTCAAGCTGTACATCAAGATGCAGAACCTGAAGAGCTCGCTCATGCAGGAAGAAGGTCAGGACCTGGTTGAGTACGCGCTCGTTGTCGCCTTGATCGCTCTGGCCGCCACCGCCGGTATGCGAGTTCTTGCCAGCGACATCAACAATGCCTTCTCGGGCATCGGCAACACCCTCAACACCGATATGTAATCCGTTCCAGGGCCTCAATAAGGCCCAGGTCCCCAATGTCCGTGGGGGGGACGACAGCGCGTTACCCCCAGGCGGCGCTTTGTCGCTCCCCCCACGCAACTCCGGAACATGCGAAGCGGTTGCCGGCCGGGCCTTCCTCCCCCACCAACTTGAGGCCCTTCATCGAGCGAGTTTTGGCCGCGCCGTTTCGCATCGCTCCGCCAGAGATAACTCACCACGCCGTCGCCGCACGTGATCAATCCACACACCGCATCCGGGGCATTTTTTGACGTGACGTTCTCAAAGACACTTTCGCGCCGAAAAACAGCTCTCTGCCTTGTGCTCGCCGTCCTCTTTTCCGCGGCATGGGGATACTGGCTCAACCACGGCAGGCATGGTGGAAACGTCGTAGACTTCAGGGCTGTCTACTACGGCGCCCGCACAGCCATCAATCATCACGATCCATATAGCGTGCAGGAGTTCCTCCAGGTTTACCGCCAGGAAGGCGGCACCGTTCCCGCCGAGCCGGCGCGCATGCGCGGATTCATGGGGGCTGTCCCCATCTGCGTCAATCTGCCCTCGACTCTTCTGGTCGTTTCGCCCTTCGCAGCGCTCGGCTGGGCGCCTGCGCTAATCATCTGGATGTCTCTTCTCACCGCCGGCCTCGCCATCGCTGCATGGCTCATCCTGGATCTCGCTGGAAACCGAGCACCCGCGTTCGCCCTCACCCTGGCGTGCGTCATTCTGGCAAATTGCCAAAACCTCATGCAGATCGGCAATAGCTCCGGCGTTGCCGTCAGCCTCTGCATCGTCGGCGTATGGTGCTTCTTCAAGCAGCGCTACAAGTGGTTAGGCATCGTTTGCTTCGCCCTCGGACTCGCCCTCAAGCCCACCGAGGTAGCGCCAATCTGTCTTTTCCTCCTGCTCGCACGCGGCGCATTCCGGCGTCGTGCCTGGCAGGTTTCGGCATTGGCTCTCGTTCTGTTTGCGATCGGCACCGTCTGGGTGGCGCAAGTTTCGCCCCATTGGTTCCAGGAATGGCGCATGAACGTTGCGGCCACCTCCGGTCGCGGGGAGCTGAACGACCCCGGCCCCACTTCGTTCGGCAATGGCGGCGCGGGAATGATCGTCAGCCTGCAGTCTCTCCTCAGCTTCTTCCGCGATGATCCGCACTTCTACAATCCCGCGGCACTCCTTCTGGCCGGCGGCCTCCTTCTCGTCTGGTGCATCATCACATTCCGTTCGCACCTCAATGAAGAGGGAAGATGGCTCGCGCTTGCTTCTCTGGCCCCGTTGAGCCTGCTGCCTGTCTATCACCGGCAGTACGACACCAAGCTGCTTCTGCTCTGCATCCCAGCGTGCGCCGCACTTTGGGCCAGTGGGGTTACAGCGCGCAAAGCGGCCGCCGCGTTCTGTGCAATCGGCATAGTCCTCACATGCGATATCTCGAGTGCAGCGCTCATCGTAACGAGCAAAGGACTCCACCTCTCGCAGGACCACCTGGCAGGCAAATTCGCTGCAGCCTTTATGACTCGAAGCCCCGTGTTTGGTTTGCTCCTGGTCAGCGGTTTCTCTCTGGGTGCATATATCCAGCACGCACGGCTCGCAAGAGCCAAAGCCTTGGAGAGGACAGACCCCGAACTAGAGATGGTGAGTTTGGCATCATGACGACATTCAACCCAATCTCGCGCCGGAACGCCCTGATCTGTTTGATCCTCTCAGCCTCGCTGTCCATTGCGTGGGCCTTGGCGATCGACACCTCGAGGCACGGCGGCGCCCTGGGCGATTTCCGGGCCATCTACTATGGCGCGCGGACAGCCATCAATCATCACGATCCATACAAGCCGGATCAGTTCCTTCAGGTCTACCGCCAGGAAGGCGGCAATTTCCCCACTGAGCCGGACCGCTTGCGCAGCTTCTCGCGCGCTGTTCCCGTTTGCGTGAATCTGCCCACAACGTTGTTGGTCGTGCTGCCCCTGGCCTTGCTCAGTTGGGTGCCCGCGCATTTCATCTGGATGGCCCTACTGCCGGCGAGCCTGATCATTGCTGCCTGGCTCATGTGGGATCTTGCGGAAACCCGCGCGCCCGGCTTCATCCTTTTCCTGAGCTGCCTCCTCCTCGCGAATTGCGAAAACCTGCTGTTGCTCGGCAATGGATCAGGCATGGCCATGAGCCTCGGTGCTATCGCGGTCTGGTGCTTCCTCAAGCAGCGGCACGAGATCCTGGGCATCGTCTGCTTCACGCTCGGCCTCGCTCTCAAGCCGCAGGAAATCGGCCTGATCTGGCTCTTTTTCCTGCTTGCCGGCGGCACGTATCGCAAGCGCGCCTGGCAAGTGGCGGGAGCGGCAACAGTAGTCGCCACCCTGAGCCTTTTGTGGGTCTCGCAGGCCTCGCCGCATTGGATCGAAGAGTGGCGCGCCAACATTGCCGCGACCTCCATGCGCGGCGACTTGAATGATCCCGGCCCCACGTCGATCGGCAATCAAGCCGTCGGCATGATCGTCAGCCTGCAATCGGTCATCAGCTACTTCTGGGACGATCCGCACATCTATAATCCTGTCGCACTCCTCATCGGAGGAGCGCTCATCCTGATCTGGTGCATCGTCACCGTTCGCTCGCGCCCCTCACGTGAGGGAGCGTTGCTGGCCATTGCCTCCATGGCGGCCCTGAGCCTTCTGCCCATTTACCACCGTCAATACGACACCAAGATCCTACTCCTAACTCTTCCTGCCTGCGCACTGCTCTGGGCACAGAAGAGCCCGCTGCGCAAACTCGCGACCGCCATAACTACTGTAGGAATCATCTTCGTCTCCGATATTCCCGTCGCCAGCATGGTCATGCTCAGGAAGAGCCTCAATCTTCCACTCGACCAGTTCCATGGGCAGTTGTTCTCAGTGCTCCTCGGCCGCACCCCCACGCTCGCACTACTTCTTGTGGGCAGCTTCTACCTTTGGGCCTACGCCAAATACGAAGTGATGGACAGGGCGAAGGCATCTGCGTCTGCTGAGACAGAGCCAGAGCTGGATATGGCCGCACTCTCCGCGTAATCAAACCGCTTCTTGATCGATCGGCTTCGCCGTGGTCTATTAAGAATCACGATGCAGACCTTTGAAGCCTTCATCGACTCAACCCATCCCGATGCGCCCGTCAGGGGCTACCTGCACCGACCCCCCGATCCCGCCGCAGACTGCCTCATTCTCACCCACGGCGCCGGCGTGAACTGCCAAGCGCCGCTCCTCGTCGCATTAGCGGATGCATTCTGCGCAGCCGGCATCACCGTCCTTCGCTGCGATCTTCCGTTCCGCCAGGCCCGTCCCTCCGGCCCACCTCCGCGCGGCGCCGCGGAACGCGATCAAGGCGGCCTGCGCGCCGCTGTCGAAGCCATGCGCCGCATGAATCCGCGTCACGTCTTCCTCGGCGGCCACTCCTACGGAGGACGCCAGGCATCCATATTGGCGGCGAGCGATCCCCGAATCGCCGACGCCCTCCTCTTGCTCTCCTATCCTCTCCATCCGCCCAAACAACCCGCCCAGCTGCGAACAGCGCACTTTCCCTCGCTGCAGGTGCCTGCTCTCTTCGTTCACGGAGTCCGCGACGGCTTCGCAACCTCCGCGGAGATGGAGTCGGCCCTCAGCCTCATCCCCGCGCGTACTGAAATCCTCTCCGTCGTCGGGGCAGGGCATGAGCTCATGACGAAGACCAACCGCGACAACCTCATCGCACAGGTAACAAACAGGTTTGCCGCGTTCACGCATCCAACTGCCTGATGACGACCTCCGCGAAATCCCGCTCTCAGTCGGCCAAGGCGGTCGACCGCCAGCTCGCGCGTTATCGCGAGATGCGTGACTTCCACATCACCGCGGAGCCGCGCGGCGACGGCGCACCAGCCACGAAGACCAATGCGTTGCCGTTTGTAGTGCAAAAGCACTCCGCCACGCGCCTTCATTACGACTTCCGCCTCGGCTGGAACGGAGTGCTCAAGAGCTGGGCAGTCACCAAGGGCCCCAGCTACTACACCGGCGACAAGCGCCTCGCTGTCGAAGTGGAAGACCACCCCATGGAATACGGCGGCTTCGAAGGCAGCATCCCCAAAGGCCAGTACGGTGGCGGCACCGTCATGGTGTGGGACTTCGGGGAGTGGGAACCCCTTGGAGATGTCGACAAGCAGCTGGCCGAGGGCAACCTGAAATTCGTGTTGAAGGGAACCAAGCTAAAAGGGAAGTGGGCGCTCATTCGCATGAAACCCAATCCGGAGCGCGACCGTTCCGGCAAGCCGAACTGGCTCCTGCTCAAGGAGCGCGACGAATACGCGCAGCACGAAGAAGGCCCGTCCATCACGGAACTCGCCCCCAACAGCGCGCTAACCAAGCGCTCCATTGAAGAGATCGCCGCAAGCGAAGATCACGTGTGGGATTCGCGGAGCGGCCTTCGCAAATCCGAAGACAACGGCGCGCGCAAGTCGCCGGCGCAAAAAGCCAAAACGCAGGACCGGAAAGTCAAGTCCCTCGACAAGCTGCTGAAGGACATCCCGCGCGAAAGCTATCCGGGATTCATTCCGCCGCAGCTTGCCGAACAATCGCGCTCATCGCCCTCGGGCAACGATTGGGTCCACGAACTCAAGCTCGACGGATACCGCACCCAGATCCACGTGCGCGCTTCCACACAAAAGGGCGGACCAACCAAGGCGCGCATCTTCACCCGCAAAGGCCTTGACTGGACCGCGCGCATGCCCAGGCTCGCAGAGGCCGCGGCAACGCTGGGTGTCGAAAGCGCCATACTCGACGGCGAATTAGTCGTGCTCGACCACAGCGGCAAAAGCAGCTTCTCCGATCTGCAGGCCGCGTTTCAGGAAAGTAAAAAAGTTGACCTCGTTTACTTCGCCTTCGACATCCTCCATCTGAACGGCCACAACCTGCGCGGCCTGCCTCTGCTCAAACGCAAA from the Occallatibacter riparius genome contains:
- a CDS encoding type II secretion system F family protein — translated: MSFAIIVFLSVFLLIGSLGFLLFYREAMVQRIAAVVFDRPQRSGIAGTIEKAGESLGVVLEKVEKVVPKSQSEISVIQQRLVRAGFRKESAMKYFYASKAITPLIFCVLLSFTEFAKDSPFIFYAGGLGLGYLAPDFWLGRKIKKRQEEISRSLPDVLDLLVICLEAGLGMDQATTRTTTELASTHPIISDELDLIVLEQRAGRPRSDCWRHMADRTDVDLVRNLVSTMVQAEQFGTSIAKTLRTHSDTMRTQRIQQVEEQAAKTTIKLIFPLVLFIFPCMFIVTIGPAIIVIQEQFKNLFNQ
- a CDS encoding DUF192 domain-containing protein, with product MQRQDYCVYNQTNECFLSLGATLGDGPFARLKQRFHIGRRRADEGSWFKPYQPQNALTMFNTRDLLYLDAAQRVVHIVESHPALRIIPQHQDAVSLLALPIHTISSSQTKAGNQLLICVPTEMERKLRKLFEPKRSTSVQSPAATPSIHSFTSQPEEPAVRAAVVDATSSISMPVVTVPAQRNRQVALSPAVPVTEVDELSLHAIRNLSATGLYLVTHDRWPIGAEINMNLHPAGAASRNALSPVTVRMRVTSWGTDGVSLEFAGAPAESSDQTSPYVC
- the cpaB gene encoding Flp pilus assembly protein CpaB encodes the protein MNRKLLTVLLLAFVLAGGCSLIVYRMVGHKVAASHASQTTRIVAANADIKLGTILTAANLTSVDIAGAVPKGALLKPEDAIGRGVMSNLYQGEPILDNRLAPKGSGGGLAASIKQGMRACAVRVDEVVGVAGFVTPGMRVDVLASGDPPGNPDPKSGTKVKTLLQNIEVLSAGTDIQKDAEGKPVQVRVVNLLVTPDQAEVLSLAASHAQIQLVLRNPLDTQTAPVQTTALGNIFADGDQIAKPKSAVHVGARVSKPVVRSVSVEVINGGQRSEKKFSAPEASE
- a CDS encoding type II and III secretion system protein family protein; its protein translation is MKTQTHLSGKLVGLLLVAFSASVFGATPKSGSQGATSRQDATNDLALVVGRSVLLDTAQPVQRVAVGLGDFAEASVITPTEIMVNGKAPGETTLILWESGGNREFFNVVVRPSTAASVDKLEGVRRELRSELPNQNIKVTQEGNSVFLRGTVDNLVSSDRAEKIAATGGKVVNLLNVQIPTSRPQILLKCNFAAVDRSKTKELGINIFSTGLGNVIGAITTGQFSPPGVSFNNSGSGGSGGTSTATIGNDLNLFAFFPGLDLGATIKALEDKGIVQVLSEPNVLAEDGKQGSILAGGQYPYPVAQSSGTGGGSAISITFKEYGVRLIFLPHITAQGTIDLQVISEVSSLDFANAVTLSGFTVPAIAQRRVQTSVELAKGQSFAIGGLLDNRTQETLLKIPFISNIPILGKFFQSISKTKTNSELIVIVTPEIVQPASEGTIPNPKFPLPYLEPNSNSPMHHPDGTGTGIATAAPSAQVPVSMPVEQLIQSMKGTPTISDPGGINGSGGGEMGGGSGAGSTPQMAPPQQ
- a CDS encoding DUF192 domain-containing protein, giving the protein MADPQPKPSLWRRVFPAQEPGPARFLRIRNITRQTEIGAGIEVADTAARRNKGLLGRTGLEPGEGLWIVPCEAVHTFAMKFSLDLIYLDRKRRVVKVRGDVRPGRISGAFRSHSVIELPTGAIAASQTQRGDILEFDSLDS
- a CDS encoding Flp family type IVb pilin, coding for MKDTMLKLYIKMQNLKSSLMQEEGQDLVEYALVVALIALAATAGMRVLASDINNAFSGIGNTLNTDM
- a CDS encoding glycosyltransferase family 87 protein, with the protein product MLAVLFSAAWGYWLNHGRHGGNVVDFRAVYYGARTAINHHDPYSVQEFLQVYRQEGGTVPAEPARMRGFMGAVPICVNLPSTLLVVSPFAALGWAPALIIWMSLLTAGLAIAAWLILDLAGNRAPAFALTLACVILANCQNLMQIGNSSGVAVSLCIVGVWCFFKQRYKWLGIVCFALGLALKPTEVAPICLFLLLARGAFRRRAWQVSALALVLFAIGTVWVAQVSPHWFQEWRMNVAATSGRGELNDPGPTSFGNGGAGMIVSLQSLLSFFRDDPHFYNPAALLLAGGLLLVWCIITFRSHLNEEGRWLALASLAPLSLLPVYHRQYDTKLLLLCIPACAALWASGVTARKAAAAFCAIGIVLTCDISSAALIVTSKGLHLSQDHLAGKFAAAFMTRSPVFGLLLVSGFSLGAYIQHARLARAKALERTDPELEMVSLAS
- a CDS encoding glycosyltransferase family 87 protein; protein product: MTTFNPISRRNALICLILSASLSIAWALAIDTSRHGGALGDFRAIYYGARTAINHHDPYKPDQFLQVYRQEGGNFPTEPDRLRSFSRAVPVCVNLPTTLLVVLPLALLSWVPAHFIWMALLPASLIIAAWLMWDLAETRAPGFILFLSCLLLANCENLLLLGNGSGMAMSLGAIAVWCFLKQRHEILGIVCFTLGLALKPQEIGLIWLFFLLAGGTYRKRAWQVAGAATVVATLSLLWVSQASPHWIEEWRANIAATSMRGDLNDPGPTSIGNQAVGMIVSLQSVISYFWDDPHIYNPVALLIGGALILIWCIVTVRSRPSREGALLAIASMAALSLLPIYHRQYDTKILLLTLPACALLWAQKSPLRKLATAITTVGIIFVSDIPVASMVMLRKSLNLPLDQFHGQLFSVLLGRTPTLALLLVGSFYLWAYAKYEVMDRAKASASAETEPELDMAALSA
- a CDS encoding alpha/beta hydrolase family protein; this translates as MQTFEAFIDSTHPDAPVRGYLHRPPDPAADCLILTHGAGVNCQAPLLVALADAFCAAGITVLRCDLPFRQARPSGPPPRGAAERDQGGLRAAVEAMRRMNPRHVFLGGHSYGGRQASILAASDPRIADALLLLSYPLHPPKQPAQLRTAHFPSLQVPALFVHGVRDGFATSAEMESALSLIPARTEILSVVGAGHELMTKTNRDNLIAQVTNRFAAFTHPTA